The following are encoded in a window of Rhodopirellula islandica genomic DNA:
- a CDS encoding cell division protein FtsQ/DivIB produces the protein MSETSTAEKRPRLIRRKRDLNADEPTTVGWVRSLIGAPAVLSILWPAILLVAGYAAWQTWWADYFAVTFHGINAQQISVTPPPDYVRTDIIDAVYTETAMKDMSLLDPQVSAKVASAFASHPWVHRVVGVRKKAQGRLDVRLDYRLPVAMVYVVDPKTGPGFLVVDGEGTLLPSDFAPSETDHYLHIIVPGAYHTGRLGSPFGDTRVHAAALLARLLAPHREDLKLQSIGVHGDLRQNPIVQLEIANQDGERWFWGSPPGEEVAGEIPAMMKLQAMLAGVPTGTDLRQVQLQP, from the coding sequence ATGAGCGAGACGTCCACCGCCGAAAAACGACCGCGATTGATTCGTCGCAAACGCGACTTGAACGCGGATGAGCCGACCACGGTGGGATGGGTGCGCAGTTTGATTGGCGCACCAGCGGTCTTGTCGATTCTGTGGCCTGCGATTTTGCTGGTCGCTGGGTATGCCGCTTGGCAAACCTGGTGGGCGGACTACTTTGCCGTCACGTTCCACGGCATCAACGCTCAACAAATCTCGGTGACACCACCGCCGGATTACGTTCGCACCGACATCATCGACGCGGTTTACACCGAAACGGCGATGAAAGACATGTCGCTGCTCGACCCTCAGGTGTCTGCGAAAGTGGCGTCGGCATTCGCCAGTCACCCCTGGGTGCACCGAGTCGTGGGGGTTCGCAAAAAAGCTCAGGGCAGGCTCGACGTGCGGTTGGACTACCGATTGCCAGTCGCAATGGTGTACGTCGTTGACCCGAAGACCGGTCCAGGTTTCTTGGTCGTCGACGGCGAAGGCACGCTGCTGCCCAGCGACTTTGCCCCTTCGGAAACCGATCACTACCTGCACATCATCGTTCCCGGCGCGTATCACACTGGCCGCTTGGGGTCTCCATTCGGCGACACCCGAGTGCATGCCGCGGCCCTGTTGGCTCGATTGTTGGCACCGCATCGCGAAGATCTGAAGTTGCAGAGCATCGGGGTGCACGGTGATTTGCGTCAAAACCCGATTGTGCAGCTGGAAATTGCGAATCAGGACGGTGAACGTTGGTTCTGGGGCAGTCCGCCTGGCGAAGAAGTCGCCGGCGAAATCCCCGCAATGATGAAACTACAAGCGATGCTGGCGGGAGTTCCCACGGGCACGGATCTTCGCCAAGTTCAATTGCAACCCTAG
- a CDS encoding UDP-N-acetylmuramate dehydrogenase: MNDVSSAPSESLTEFFPEDLLHVVRENQPLRETLWLGIGGPARFLAEPVEIDQIEKLYAVAREKQLVLRVLGQGSNVLVREAGFDGLVITLAAPATSGLEIQGQKLIAGAGAKLTHAVIKTVGEGLGGLEHLVGIPGSIGAAVVGNVSAEGRDIGSVVESVELIDEDGKRKTITGEEAGFAHRQSTLMGTVVLSVTFNLEPKDVSALTKRMQKLWIHRGQRRPSESNRIAMPFIDPDSISACELINSTGLAGIREGDVSLDSAEPHYLIAHENATSDQCVKLIGRVREQVLMQTGIDLQLNLQIW, translated from the coding sequence TCTTCTGCTCCCTCTGAATCGCTCACCGAATTTTTCCCCGAAGATCTGCTGCACGTGGTTCGCGAAAACCAACCGCTGCGTGAAACGTTGTGGTTGGGCATTGGTGGCCCGGCTCGATTTTTAGCCGAACCGGTTGAGATCGATCAGATCGAAAAACTGTACGCCGTTGCTCGCGAAAAACAGCTGGTGCTGCGTGTGCTCGGTCAAGGCAGCAACGTGCTGGTCCGCGAAGCCGGATTCGATGGTTTGGTGATCACCTTGGCTGCCCCGGCGACCAGCGGGTTGGAAATCCAGGGCCAAAAACTGATAGCGGGCGCCGGAGCCAAGTTGACTCACGCGGTGATCAAAACCGTTGGCGAAGGCCTGGGCGGGTTGGAACACCTTGTCGGCATCCCCGGCAGCATCGGTGCCGCCGTCGTTGGAAACGTCTCCGCCGAAGGACGTGACATCGGATCGGTCGTGGAGTCGGTCGAACTGATCGACGAAGATGGCAAGCGCAAAACGATCACGGGCGAGGAAGCCGGATTCGCTCACCGCCAATCAACCCTGATGGGCACCGTGGTTTTGTCCGTGACATTCAACTTGGAACCCAAGGATGTCTCGGCGCTGACCAAGCGGATGCAGAAATTGTGGATTCATCGTGGCCAACGCCGGCCGTCGGAATCCAATCGAATCGCGATGCCGTTCATCGATCCCGATTCCATTTCCGCTTGCGAGTTGATCAACAGCACCGGATTGGCAGGCATTCGTGAAGGCGATGTCTCGCTGGATTCCGCTGAACCGCACTACTTGATCGCTCATGAAAACGCGACCAGTGACCAGTGTGTGAAACTGATCGGCCGAGTTCGTGAACAGGTCTTGATGCAAACCGGGATCGACTTGCAGTTGAATCTGCAAATTTGGTAA